The following proteins come from a genomic window of Frankia casuarinae:
- the coaE gene encoding dephospho-CoA kinase produces MFTVGLTGGIGSGKSAVSACLAARGALLIDADQVARDVVAPGTPGLAAVLAEFGTELANADGGLDREALGRIVFADPAARGRLEAIVHPLIREETARRMGEVSPSGIAVHDIPLLVEVHAEGTYDVVLVVEAPRELRLHRLEGRGLPRDQALARMANQATDSQRRAAADIVVDNGGSLDDLDARIEEVWQDLLARRDAKATAKATAKAETVASGTDTAASGTDTAAPAG; encoded by the coding sequence GTGTTCACAGTAGGTCTGACGGGTGGCATTGGTTCGGGCAAGAGCGCGGTGTCAGCGTGCCTCGCGGCCCGGGGCGCCTTGCTGATCGACGCCGACCAGGTCGCCCGGGACGTGGTGGCGCCCGGCACCCCGGGGCTCGCCGCGGTCCTGGCGGAGTTCGGCACCGAACTGGCGAACGCGGACGGCGGCCTGGACCGCGAGGCGCTCGGCCGGATCGTGTTCGCCGATCCCGCCGCCCGCGGCCGGCTCGAAGCGATCGTCCATCCGCTGATCCGCGAGGAGACGGCGCGGCGCATGGGGGAGGTGTCACCGAGCGGAATCGCCGTGCACGACATCCCGCTGCTCGTCGAGGTGCACGCCGAGGGCACCTACGACGTGGTGCTGGTCGTCGAGGCGCCGCGGGAGCTGCGGCTGCACCGCCTCGAGGGCCGCGGCCTGCCCCGCGACCAGGCGCTGGCGCGGATGGCGAACCAGGCCACGGACTCCCAGCGCCGGGCCGCTGCCGACATCGTGGTGGACAACGGCGGGAGCCTGGACGACCTCGACGCCCGCATCGAGGAGGTCTGGCAGGACCTGCTGGCCCGCCGCGACGCCAAGGCCACCGCCAAGGCCACCGCCAAGGCCGAGACCGTCGCCAGCGGCACGGATACTGCCGCCAGCGGCACGGACACCGCCGCCCCAGCCGGCTGA
- the uvrB gene encoding excinuclease ABC subunit UvrB gives MSTTFERPTIDIERTRAPFQVVSDFSPSGDQPAAIDELARRVGAGESDVVLLGATGTGKSATTAWLVERLQRPTLVMAPNKTLAAQLANEFRELLPHNAVEYFVSYYDYYQPEAYIAQTDTYIEKDSSINEEVERLRHSATMNLLTRRDVVVVASVSCIYGLGTPQEYIDRMVRLRVGDEIERDLLLRRFVDVQYTRNDLAFTRGTFRVRGDTVEIFPVYEELAVRVEMFGDEIERLTYLHPLTGEVVSEAEEIYVFPATHYVAGPERMERAIAGIEAELAERLATMERQGRLLEAQRLRMRTTYDIEMMRQVGFCSGIENYSRHIDGREAGSPPHTLLDYFPDDFLLVIDESHNTVPQIGGMYEGDMSRKRNLVEHGFRLPSAMDNRPLRWEEFLERIGQTVYLSATPGPYELGRSVGVVEQIIRPTGLLDPEVVLKPTKGQIDDLVHEIRLRAERDERVLVTTLTKKMAEDLTDYLLELGIRVRYLHSEVDTLRRVELLTELRRGEFDVLVGINLLREGLDLPEVSLVSILDADKEGFLRSDKSLIQTIGRAARNVSGQVHMYADAITPSMRRAIDETNRRREKQIAYNTERGLDPQPLRKKVVDILDDMVRQSADGELIGGGGRSQSRGKAPVPGMKSRAGREGAVGRYAAELAGLPSHELAQLIRQLDDQMHEAAKELQFELAARLRDEIAELKKELRGMGAAGVQ, from the coding sequence GTGAGCACAACGTTCGAACGGCCCACCATCGACATCGAGCGGACGCGGGCGCCGTTTCAGGTCGTGTCCGACTTCTCCCCGTCGGGCGACCAGCCTGCCGCCATCGACGAGCTGGCCCGGCGGGTCGGGGCCGGCGAGTCCGACGTCGTCCTCCTCGGCGCCACCGGCACCGGAAAGTCCGCGACCACCGCGTGGCTGGTCGAGCGCCTGCAGCGGCCGACGTTGGTGATGGCCCCGAACAAGACGCTCGCCGCGCAGCTCGCCAACGAGTTCCGGGAGCTGCTGCCGCACAACGCCGTCGAGTACTTCGTCTCGTACTACGACTACTACCAGCCCGAGGCGTACATCGCGCAGACGGACACCTACATCGAGAAGGACTCCTCGATCAACGAGGAGGTGGAGCGGCTACGGCACTCGGCGACGATGAACCTGCTCACCCGTCGGGACGTCGTCGTGGTCGCGAGCGTCAGCTGTATCTACGGCCTCGGCACACCGCAGGAGTACATCGACCGGATGGTGCGGCTGAGGGTCGGCGACGAGATCGAGCGGGACCTGCTGCTGCGCCGCTTCGTTGACGTGCAGTACACCCGCAACGACCTCGCCTTCACCCGCGGGACGTTTCGGGTCCGGGGGGACACGGTGGAGATCTTCCCGGTCTACGAGGAGCTCGCCGTCCGAGTCGAGATGTTCGGCGACGAGATCGAGCGGCTCACCTACCTGCATCCACTGACCGGGGAGGTCGTCAGCGAGGCGGAGGAGATCTACGTCTTCCCGGCCACGCACTACGTCGCCGGGCCGGAGCGGATGGAGCGGGCGATCGCCGGCATCGAGGCGGAGCTCGCCGAGCGGCTGGCCACCATGGAGCGGCAGGGCAGGCTGCTGGAGGCACAGCGGCTGCGGATGCGCACCACCTACGACATCGAGATGATGCGCCAGGTCGGGTTCTGCTCGGGCATCGAGAACTACTCCCGGCACATCGACGGCCGCGAGGCCGGGAGCCCGCCGCACACCCTGCTCGACTACTTCCCCGACGACTTCCTGTTGGTGATCGACGAGTCGCACAACACCGTCCCGCAGATCGGCGGGATGTACGAGGGCGACATGTCCCGCAAGCGCAACCTCGTCGAGCACGGGTTCCGGCTGCCCAGTGCCATGGACAACCGCCCGCTGCGGTGGGAGGAGTTCCTCGAGCGCATCGGCCAGACGGTCTACCTGTCGGCGACCCCGGGCCCCTACGAGCTGGGCCGGTCCGTCGGCGTCGTCGAGCAGATCATCCGGCCTACCGGCCTGCTCGACCCCGAGGTCGTGCTCAAGCCGACGAAGGGGCAGATCGACGATCTCGTCCACGAGATCCGGCTGCGCGCCGAGCGGGACGAACGGGTCCTGGTCACCACGCTGACCAAGAAGATGGCCGAGGATCTCACCGACTACCTGCTCGAACTCGGCATCCGGGTGCGGTACCTGCACAGCGAGGTGGACACCCTGCGCCGGGTGGAGCTGCTCACCGAGCTGCGCCGCGGCGAGTTCGACGTGCTCGTCGGGATCAACCTGCTCCGCGAGGGTCTCGACCTGCCAGAGGTGTCGCTGGTGAGCATCCTCGACGCCGACAAGGAGGGCTTCCTGCGCTCGGACAAGTCACTGATCCAGACGATCGGCCGGGCCGCCCGTAACGTGTCCGGGCAGGTCCACATGTACGCGGATGCGATCACCCCGTCGATGCGCCGCGCCATCGACGAGACGAACCGGCGGCGCGAGAAGCAGATCGCCTACAACACCGAGCGCGGGCTGGATCCCCAGCCCCTGCGCAAGAAGGTCGTCGACATCCTCGACGACATGGTTCGCCAGTCGGCCGACGGCGAGCTGATTGGCGGCGGCGGCCGATCGCAGTCCCGCGGCAAGGCCCCGGTTCCGGGGATGAAGTCGCGCGCCGGCAGGGAGGGCGCCGTCGGCCGGTACGCCGCCGAACTCGCCGGCCTGCCCTCCCACGAACTCGCGCAGCTTATCCGCCAGCTCGACGACCAGATGCACGAGGCGGCGAAGGAGCTGCAGTTCGAGCTGGCCGCCCGGCTGCGCGACGAGATCGCCGAGCTGAAGAAGGAGCTGCGTGGCATGGGCGCCGCCGGCGTGCAGTGA
- the polA gene encoding DNA polymerase I — translation MSSPSPAPSSPAKSTPATPRLLLLDGHSLAYRAFYALPVENFSTTTGQPTNAVYGFTSMLINVLRDERPTHVAVAWDLPTPTFRHTQYAEYKAGRGETPADFVGQVSLIHQVCDALAVPGVSAPGYEADDVIATLATLGAAEGMDVLVVTGDRDALQLVDERVTVLMTRKGISDMVRFTPDEVQAKYGLSPVQYPDFAALRGDPSDNLPSVPGVGEKTATKWIQQFGSLAELVDHADEIGGKTGASLRAHLSEVIRNRSLTELSRDVPLDVVPAGLRMRPWDREAVHQLFDTLQFRVLRERLYAALAIAPPPADEGFEIELTVLGPGEVARWLAEHAHRVGRTGLHARGTWGRGTGVLAGLALAAAGGAAAWIDPTLLTPADVAALGAWLADPNQPKAAHDVKGPMLALTELDLPLAGVTSDTALAAYLALPGQRSFDLADLVARYLHRDLSADPVPGGQQLTLDGSGEADQAHADAVRARACLELADALDADLERRSAATLLRDIELPLVTVLAGMERAGIAVDSEHLTELQKHYGGEVSAVAAQAHEIVGRPFNLGSPKQLQQILFDELGLPKTKKIKTGYTTDADALAWLAVQSDHPLLPVLLRHRDVARLKTVVDSLIPMIDDIGRIHTTFNQTIAATGRLSSADPNLQNIPIRTAEGRQIRRAFVVGAGYETLLTADYSQIEMRIMAHLSGDEGLIEAFGSGEDLHTFVAAEAFGLPVSEVDPELRRRIKAMSYGLAYGLSAFGLAGQLGIAPDEAREHMDAYFARFGGVRDFLRGVVERARKDGYTETILGRRRYLPDLTSDNSQRRQMAERMALNAPIQGSAADIIKIAMLGVDRALCAGGYASRLLLQVHDELVLEIAPGEHDAVERLVRAEMTSAYTMSVPLDVSVGAGCTWDDAAH, via the coding sequence GTGTCCTCGCCGAGTCCCGCGCCATCGAGCCCCGCGAAGTCGACCCCGGCAACGCCCCGGTTGTTGCTGCTTGATGGGCACTCGCTGGCCTACCGTGCCTTCTACGCGCTGCCGGTGGAGAACTTCTCCACCACCACGGGCCAGCCGACGAACGCGGTGTACGGATTCACCTCCATGCTCATCAACGTCCTGCGCGACGAGCGGCCGACCCATGTCGCCGTGGCGTGGGACCTGCCGACCCCGACCTTCCGGCACACCCAGTACGCCGAGTACAAGGCCGGTCGGGGCGAGACCCCGGCCGACTTCGTCGGCCAGGTCAGCCTCATCCACCAGGTGTGCGACGCCCTCGCGGTGCCGGGGGTCAGCGCGCCGGGATACGAGGCCGACGACGTGATCGCCACGCTCGCGACCCTGGGCGCGGCCGAGGGGATGGACGTGCTGGTCGTCACGGGTGACCGTGACGCGCTGCAGCTGGTCGACGAGCGGGTGACGGTGCTGATGACCCGCAAGGGCATCAGTGACATGGTCCGCTTCACCCCCGACGAGGTGCAGGCGAAGTACGGCCTGTCCCCAGTGCAGTACCCGGACTTCGCGGCCCTGCGCGGGGATCCCTCCGACAACCTGCCGTCGGTGCCGGGGGTGGGGGAGAAGACCGCCACCAAGTGGATCCAGCAGTTCGGCTCGCTGGCCGAACTGGTCGACCATGCCGACGAGATCGGCGGGAAGACCGGGGCGTCGCTGCGCGCCCACCTGTCCGAGGTCATCCGCAACCGTTCCCTGACGGAGCTGTCCCGTGACGTGCCGCTCGACGTCGTCCCCGCCGGCCTGCGGATGCGGCCCTGGGACCGGGAGGCCGTCCACCAGCTGTTCGACACGCTGCAATTCCGGGTGCTGCGGGAGCGGCTCTACGCGGCCCTCGCGATCGCGCCGCCTCCCGCCGACGAGGGGTTCGAGATCGAGCTGACCGTGCTCGGGCCGGGCGAGGTGGCCCGGTGGCTCGCCGAGCACGCCCACAGGGTCGGCCGTACCGGCCTGCACGCCCGGGGCACCTGGGGGCGCGGCACCGGTGTGCTCGCCGGTCTCGCGCTGGCCGCGGCCGGCGGTGCCGCGGCCTGGATCGACCCGACGCTGCTCACCCCCGCGGACGTGGCGGCGCTGGGCGCCTGGCTCGCCGATCCGAACCAGCCGAAGGCCGCCCACGACGTGAAGGGGCCGATGCTGGCCCTGACCGAGCTTGACCTGCCGCTCGCCGGCGTCACCAGCGACACCGCGCTCGCGGCCTATCTGGCTCTGCCCGGCCAGCGGTCCTTCGACCTGGCCGATCTCGTCGCCCGGTACCTGCATCGCGACCTGTCCGCCGACCCCGTCCCGGGCGGCCAGCAGCTGACCCTCGACGGCTCCGGCGAGGCCGACCAGGCGCACGCGGACGCCGTGCGGGCCCGGGCCTGCCTCGAGCTCGCCGACGCCCTCGACGCGGACCTCGAACGCCGCTCCGCCGCCACCCTGCTGCGGGACATCGAACTCCCGCTGGTCACGGTCCTGGCCGGCATGGAGCGGGCCGGCATCGCCGTGGACTCCGAGCACCTGACCGAGCTGCAGAAGCACTACGGCGGCGAGGTCAGCGCGGTCGCCGCGCAGGCCCACGAGATCGTCGGCCGGCCGTTCAACCTGGGCTCCCCCAAGCAGCTGCAGCAGATCCTCTTCGACGAGCTGGGCCTGCCCAAGACCAAGAAGATCAAGACCGGTTACACCACGGACGCCGACGCCCTCGCCTGGCTGGCGGTCCAGTCCGACCATCCGCTCCTGCCGGTGCTGCTGCGGCACCGCGACGTGGCCCGCCTCAAGACGGTCGTCGACTCGCTGATCCCCATGATCGACGATATTGGGCGCATCCACACCACGTTCAACCAGACGATCGCCGCGACCGGCCGGCTTTCCTCCGCGGACCCGAACCTGCAGAACATCCCGATCCGGACGGCCGAGGGGCGCCAGATCCGCCGGGCCTTCGTCGTCGGCGCGGGCTACGAGACGCTGCTGACGGCGGACTACTCGCAGATCGAGATGCGGATCATGGCTCATCTTTCGGGTGACGAGGGCCTCATCGAGGCGTTCGGCTCCGGCGAGGACCTGCACACCTTCGTGGCCGCCGAGGCGTTCGGCCTGCCGGTCTCCGAGGTCGACCCGGAGCTGCGCCGGCGGATCAAGGCGATGTCGTACGGCCTGGCCTACGGGTTGTCCGCGTTCGGCCTCGCCGGGCAGCTCGGCATCGCGCCGGACGAGGCCCGGGAGCACATGGACGCCTACTTCGCCCGGTTCGGCGGGGTCCGCGACTTCCTGCGTGGGGTCGTGGAACGGGCCCGCAAGGACGGCTACACCGAGACGATCCTCGGCCGCCGTCGCTACCTGCCCGATCTGACCAGCGACAACTCCCAGCGGCGGCAGATGGCCGAGCGGATGGCGTTGAACGCGCCGATCCAGGGTTCCGCCGCGGACATCATCAAGATTGCGATGTTGGGGGTCGACCGGGCGCTGTGTGCCGGGGGGTACGCCTCCCGGCTGCTGCTCCAGGTGCACGACGAACTCGTCCTCGAGATCGCGCCCGGCGAGCACGATGCGGTCGAGCGGCTGGTCCGGGCCGAGATGACCTCCGCGTACACCATGTCGGTGCCGCTCGACGTGAGCGTCGGCGCCGGCTGCACCTGGGACGACGCGGCGCACTGA
- a CDS encoding M4 family metallopeptidase: protein MPCPRHALPCAVPPHILERIVRNGTEEQRSRALSTLLQDTSHRTIRVHNALMRSTRRGAVPPRPAPETGPRRTVSDAGGTEILPGAMVREEGGAAIDDAAVNEAYDGLGSTFAFYSDVLGRSSIDDEGMALLATVHYGDHYENAFWNGRQMVFGDGDGELFKRFTASLDIIGHELTHGVTEDEAALMYVNQSGALNESISDVFGSLVKQYVRGQTAEQADWLIGDELLTDAVQGVALRSMKAPGTAYDDPVLGDDIQPDHMDRYVRMTADNGGVHINSGIPNKAFYLAATALGGYAWEKAGRIWYETLRAPQIRPNTTFRAFASVTVHQAGLLFGADARKAVSEAWQAVGIVVRAAGQVSAAGQVSAAGQVSAAG from the coding sequence ATGCCCTGCCCCCGCCACGCCCTGCCCTGCGCGGTCCCACCCCACATCCTCGAACGCATTGTCCGCAACGGCACCGAGGAGCAGCGTTCCCGGGCCCTGTCCACCCTGCTCCAGGACACCTCTCATCGCACCATCCGGGTGCACAACGCCCTGATGCGCTCGACGCGGCGCGGTGCCGTCCCACCGCGCCCGGCGCCCGAGACCGGCCCGCGGCGTACCGTCAGCGACGCGGGCGGCACCGAGATCCTGCCGGGTGCGATGGTTCGCGAGGAGGGTGGCGCCGCGATCGACGACGCGGCGGTCAACGAGGCCTACGACGGCCTGGGCTCGACGTTCGCGTTCTACTCCGACGTCCTAGGCCGGAGCTCCATCGATGACGAGGGGATGGCTCTGCTCGCCACCGTGCACTACGGCGACCACTACGAGAACGCCTTCTGGAACGGCCGCCAGATGGTGTTCGGCGACGGCGACGGCGAGCTGTTCAAGCGTTTCACGGCGTCGCTCGACATCATCGGTCATGAACTGACCCATGGCGTCACCGAGGACGAGGCGGCGCTGATGTATGTGAACCAGTCCGGCGCGCTCAATGAGTCGATCAGCGACGTCTTCGGTTCCCTGGTGAAGCAGTACGTCCGCGGCCAGACCGCCGAGCAGGCCGACTGGCTGATCGGCGACGAGCTGCTCACAGACGCCGTCCAAGGCGTCGCGCTGCGGTCGATGAAGGCCCCCGGGACCGCCTACGACGATCCGGTACTCGGCGACGACATCCAGCCGGACCACATGGACCGCTACGTCCGGATGACCGCCGACAACGGCGGCGTCCACATCAACTCGGGCATCCCGAACAAGGCGTTCTACCTCGCCGCGACGGCTCTCGGCGGATACGCCTGGGAGAAGGCCGGCCGCATCTGGTACGAGACCCTGCGCGCACCGCAGATCCGGCCGAACACGACGTTCCGTGCATTCGCCTCGGTGACCGTGCACCAGGCCGGCCTGCTGTTCGGTGCGGACGCGCGGAAGGCCGTCTCCGAGGCGTGGCAGGCCGTCGGCATCGTCGTCCGCGCAGCCGGGCAGGTCAGCGCAGCCGGGCAGGTCAGCGCAGCCGGGCAGGTCAGCGCAGCCGGGTAA
- a CDS encoding branched-chain amino acid ABC transporter substrate-binding protein, producing MTGPGRRGGVPRPSVTRWGALGSVGVLTAAAVLAGCGGGSSGDDGKKEYAIGFQGPLSGDNQQLGINAYDGVLTAVELANRRKDLPFRLRLVASDDQGMAEQGPTAAQKLIDNPEVIGVVGPVFSGPTKSSEPLYSGAGLLSVSPSATNPALTDLGFTSFYRVIAPDTVQGSAAAEYLAKVVKADKVYSLDDRSEYGTGLSGALEKALTGRGIRVIHDGINPTKDYTSQATKILAENPDAVYYSGYYAELALLTRALRSKGYTGKVVSGDGANDDQLIHQAGAGNAEGTLLTCPCGDPNSDPAAAGFVADYKTINADARPGTYSGEAYDATNAVIEVLRRLGSGATREAVLARFGSVDIPGVTKRIRFRKNGEVEGSTVYVYEVRAGKRAVLGPVSSLVRP from the coding sequence ATGACGGGTCCTGGACGGCGAGGGGGCGTGCCCCGACCGAGCGTGACGCGGTGGGGGGCCCTCGGATCCGTGGGTGTGCTGACAGCCGCGGCCGTCCTTGCCGGCTGCGGCGGTGGTTCGTCCGGTGACGACGGGAAAAAGGAATACGCCATCGGTTTTCAGGGGCCGCTCTCCGGCGACAACCAGCAGCTCGGCATCAACGCCTACGACGGGGTGCTGACCGCTGTCGAGCTAGCGAACCGGCGCAAGGATCTGCCGTTCAGGCTGCGCCTGGTCGCCTCGGACGATCAGGGTATGGCCGAGCAGGGGCCCACCGCCGCGCAGAAACTGATCGACAATCCGGAGGTCATCGGCGTCGTCGGCCCCGTCTTCTCCGGACCGACGAAGTCGAGTGAGCCGCTCTACAGCGGGGCCGGGCTGCTGTCGGTCAGCCCGTCGGCCACCAATCCGGCGCTCACCGATCTCGGGTTCACCAGCTTCTACCGGGTCATCGCACCGGACACCGTGCAGGGATCCGCCGCCGCGGAATACCTTGCCAAGGTCGTGAAGGCGGACAAGGTCTACTCTCTCGACGACCGGAGCGAATACGGCACCGGCTTGTCCGGAGCGCTCGAGAAGGCCCTGACCGGCCGTGGCATCCGCGTGATCCACGACGGCATCAATCCGACGAAGGACTACACGTCCCAGGCCACGAAGATCCTCGCCGAGAATCCGGACGCCGTGTACTATTCTGGCTACTATGCGGAACTCGCGTTGCTGACCAGGGCGCTGCGCAGCAAGGGGTACACCGGGAAGGTCGTCAGCGGCGACGGCGCGAACGACGACCAACTCATCCACCAGGCCGGTGCCGGCAACGCCGAGGGAACGCTGCTGACCTGCCCCTGCGGTGACCCGAACAGCGATCCCGCGGCGGCGGGGTTCGTCGCCGACTACAAGACGATCAACGCCGACGCGCGGCCTGGAACCTATTCCGGCGAGGCTTATGACGCCACGAACGCCGTCATCGAGGTGCTGCGCCGGCTCGGTAGCGGCGCGACGCGGGAGGCCGTGCTCGCCCGGTTCGGCTCGGTCGACATTCCTGGCGTCACCAAGCGCATCAGATTCCGGAAGAATGGTGAGGTCGAGGGCTCGACGGTCTACGTGTACGAGGTCCGGGCCGGGAAACGGGCCGTGCTCGGCCCGGTCAGCTCCCTCGTCAGACCGTAA
- a CDS encoding putative bifunctional diguanylate cyclase/phosphodiesterase — MRGRCDTRSDVPFGAVRPCSVRLIRSVRSVGLIAGQCGRKRFLISGRTFAGRRRFLVVTPAIAAVLFLLAGCIPGSPGYLRWGNWLGLVVAVGNAVVGLVANPRGRWIPPVAVASLAAALAFALASAAPGRNADTYLTWFPVLCAYAALVPVGWAVAGTAAVCAAVVAGVTAHGGLAEAAAPMFSTIAAVMLVGAVAKALFREGLLQNRSDPLTRLANRGGTMEIGQSAVAKINAAGNEAVLVLVDLNRFHEVNDALGHLGGDQLLRMIAETLPTLTPRPVFVGRAGGDEFALVFRGPEIIPAPPASSVSSASPPSSTSSASPVSLGPSGAPAVRGPLPAAIAAGRRRTLGRRVLRQIQGPFQVCGVDVEVDASVGIAVAPRDGATMATLMSCADAALLRAKRVGESVGLWDAGIAGVRPEEIALNAQLRAAIGRDELVLYYQPVQSARTGGIVGAEALLRWRHPSRGLLPPGEFLPIAERSPLIADLTRWVLDEALRQCAAWDAGGLHLPVSVNLSPRMLVIDDLPRVVSDSIAAHRLAPDVLTLEITESALVTQPARAATMLGQLRSHGVALSLDDFGTGYSSMEILKTLPFDEVKIDRGFVTDVRGSLPDAAIVRSVLDLGHRLGLRVVGEGIEDERTLTMMVDFGCDLLQGEAISPPLPAERVRELLRTRAAKAGKVVPGGDVRCRRA, encoded by the coding sequence ATGCGGGGTCGTTGCGACACCCGGAGCGACGTCCCGTTCGGTGCGGTTCGTCCCTGTTCGGTCCGCCTGATCCGCTCGGTCCGTTCGGTCGGGCTCATCGCGGGTCAGTGCGGGAGGAAGCGGTTTTTGATCAGCGGGCGTACGTTCGCCGGCCGTCGGCGTTTTCTCGTGGTCACCCCTGCGATCGCGGCGGTGCTCTTCCTGCTCGCCGGGTGCATTCCGGGCTCCCCGGGTTATCTGCGCTGGGGAAACTGGCTGGGTCTGGTGGTCGCGGTCGGTAACGCCGTCGTCGGGCTGGTGGCCAACCCGAGAGGGCGCTGGATTCCGCCCGTCGCCGTCGCCTCGCTCGCCGCCGCGCTCGCCTTCGCGCTGGCGAGCGCGGCGCCCGGCCGGAACGCGGACACATACCTGACCTGGTTCCCGGTGCTGTGCGCCTATGCCGCCCTGGTCCCCGTCGGCTGGGCCGTCGCCGGCACCGCGGCCGTCTGCGCTGCCGTCGTCGCCGGCGTCACCGCCCACGGCGGACTGGCCGAGGCCGCCGCGCCCATGTTCTCCACCATCGCCGCCGTCATGCTCGTGGGCGCGGTGGCGAAGGCCCTGTTCCGTGAGGGCCTGCTGCAGAACCGTTCCGATCCCCTCACCCGCCTGGCCAACCGGGGCGGGACGATGGAAATCGGGCAGTCCGCCGTTGCGAAGATCAATGCCGCGGGGAACGAGGCTGTCCTCGTCCTGGTGGACCTCAACCGGTTTCACGAGGTCAACGATGCGCTCGGTCACCTCGGCGGCGACCAGCTGCTGAGGATGATCGCTGAGACGTTGCCGACCCTGACCCCGAGGCCGGTGTTCGTCGGTCGGGCCGGCGGGGACGAGTTCGCGCTGGTGTTCCGCGGGCCCGAGATCATCCCGGCGCCGCCCGCTTCATCCGTCTCATCTGCCTCGCCCCCCTCATCCACCTCATCTGCTTCACCTGTCTCGCTCGGCCCGTCGGGCGCGCCGGCCGTCCGCGGCCCCCTGCCCGCGGCCATAGCCGCCGGGCGGCGGCGCACCCTGGGCCGGCGGGTCCTCCGCCAGATCCAGGGGCCCTTTCAGGTCTGCGGGGTCGACGTCGAGGTGGACGCCTCGGTGGGCATCGCGGTGGCCCCCCGCGACGGCGCGACCATGGCCACCCTGATGAGCTGCGCCGATGCGGCCCTGCTGCGGGCCAAGCGGGTCGGGGAGAGCGTGGGCCTGTGGGATGCCGGCATCGCCGGGGTGCGGCCCGAGGAGATCGCGTTGAACGCCCAGTTGCGCGCCGCGATCGGCCGCGACGAGCTCGTCCTGTACTACCAGCCGGTCCAGTCAGCTCGGACCGGTGGGATCGTCGGTGCCGAGGCGTTGCTGCGGTGGCGACATCCGAGCCGTGGGCTGCTCCCCCCCGGCGAGTTCCTGCCGATCGCCGAGCGGTCCCCCCTGATCGCGGACCTGACCCGGTGGGTTCTCGACGAGGCACTGCGGCAGTGTGCCGCCTGGGACGCGGGGGGCCTGCACCTGCCGGTGTCGGTCAATCTCTCCCCCCGGATGCTGGTGATCGACGATCTTCCCCGGGTGGTCTCGGACTCGATCGCCGCGCACCGGCTGGCCCCCGACGTCCTCACCCTGGAGATCACCGAGAGCGCCCTGGTCACCCAGCCCGCGCGTGCGGCGACGATGCTGGGTCAGTTGCGCTCCCACGGCGTGGCGCTCTCCCTCGACGACTTCGGCACCGGGTATAGCTCGATGGAGATCCTCAAGACGTTGCCGTTTGACGAGGTCAAGATCGACCGGGGGTTCGTCACGGACGTCCGGGGGAGCCTGCCCGACGCCGCGATCGTGCGTTCCGTGCTCGATCTGGGACATCGCCTGGGGCTGCGGGTCGTCGGTGAGGGCATCGAGGACGAACGGACCCTGACGATGATGGTCGACTTCGGCTGCGATCTGCTGCAGGGAGAGGCGATCTCGCCTCCGCTGCCGGCGGAGCGCGTCCGCGAGCTGCTGCGGACCCGGGCCGCGAAGGCGGGCAAGGTGGTCCCGGGCGGTGACGTTCGATGTCGCCGGGCGTGA